The following proteins are encoded in a genomic region of Myxosarcina sp. GI1:
- a CDS encoding glycosyltransferase family 4 protein — translation MTRKPILTIFYQFNPWQSSIGGIQTVIRSFIKYAPDKFQIRLVGTGKPNSAIGVWQEADYAGRAIQFMPLVGIENDDVRGLIPTSVKYTVALIGRNFASDFMHFHRIEPTLFALKWRGEKSLFVHNDIQQQVNSTNNKNAILWKYFPQGYFALENAVIKQFTQVYVCNTEALKFYRQQYSNLVERINYVKNAVDNEIFHSITLEHKQKQRKHFASQLSLADNTQFILFAGRLHPQKDPILLLRSFAALKTAQVHLLIAGEGDLANEVRAEIDSLGISQQVTMLGAVDRQKMAELYRLASVFILTSVYEGLPIVVLEALACGTPIVTTKAGETPKILTSDSGVVARDRTPEAIAEALQQVLLNSADYPIEACVRVARPYAAKTVIKNVYDRMWQNWQHQNLSVA, via the coding sequence ATGACTCGAAAACCGATCTTAACGATTTTTTATCAGTTCAATCCCTGGCAAAGTAGTATTGGAGGGATTCAAACAGTCATTCGTTCTTTTATTAAATATGCTCCAGATAAGTTTCAAATAAGATTGGTGGGGACTGGCAAGCCTAATTCTGCGATCGGAGTTTGGCAAGAAGCAGATTACGCTGGCAGAGCAATTCAGTTTATGCCCTTGGTTGGTATTGAAAACGACGATGTCAGAGGCTTGATTCCAACTAGTGTAAAATATACTGTGGCTCTTATCGGTCGTAATTTTGCTTCTGATTTTATGCATTTTCATCGCATAGAGCCAACCCTGTTCGCATTGAAATGGCGAGGAGAAAAGTCTTTATTCGTACATAACGATATTCAACAGCAAGTTAATTCTACCAATAACAAAAATGCCATTCTCTGGAAATATTTTCCCCAAGGCTATTTTGCCCTGGAAAATGCAGTAATCAAACAATTTACTCAAGTTTACGTTTGTAATACGGAAGCATTAAAATTTTATCGACAGCAATATTCAAACCTAGTAGAGCGAATTAACTACGTTAAAAATGCTGTGGATAATGAAATTTTCCACTCTATAACCTTAGAGCACAAACAAAAACAGCGAAAGCATTTTGCCAGCCAGCTAAGTTTGGCAGACAATACTCAATTTATTCTCTTTGCTGGTCGTCTACATCCACAAAAAGACCCCATTTTGTTGCTTCGTTCTTTTGCTGCTTTAAAAACTGCTCAAGTTCATCTATTGATTGCAGGAGAAGGAGACTTAGCTAATGAAGTGCGCGCAGAAATTGATTCGCTGGGAATATCGCAACAGGTGACAATGCTGGGAGCAGTAGATCGCCAAAAAATGGCAGAATTGTACCGTTTAGCCAGTGTTTTCATTCTTACCAGCGTTTATGAGGGTCTACCTATAGTTGTTTTAGAAGCTCTAGCTTGCGGAACGCCAATTGTGACCACAAAAGCTGGGGAAACTCCTAAAATTTTGACATCTGATAGTGGAGTAGTCGCTCGCGATAGAACCCCTGAAGCTATTGCTGAAGCTTTACAACAAGTACTGCTAAATTCAGCAGATTATCCCATAGAGGCTTGTGTTCGGGTCGCTCGTCCATACGCCGCTAAAACAGTTATTAAAAATGTTTACGACCGAATGTGGCAAAACTGGCAACACCAAAATCTCTCTGTTGCTTGA
- a CDS encoding response regulator encodes MSSAAILCVDDEIVILESLKEQLKRNFRDRYIYEVAESAEEAWEVIEELQEDDIKILIIVSDWLMPGIKGDEFLIQVHHKFPKVVTVMLTGQADEAAIVRAKQKANLYACLYKPWTEQELYLTIDSALE; translated from the coding sequence ATGTCTAGTGCGGCAATTCTCTGTGTTGACGATGAAATAGTTATTTTAGAAAGTCTTAAAGAACAACTCAAACGCAATTTTCGCGATCGCTATATTTACGAAGTAGCAGAAAGTGCCGAAGAAGCTTGGGAAGTAATTGAAGAGTTACAGGAAGACGATATCAAAATTTTAATTATTGTTTCTGATTGGTTGATGCCAGGAATTAAAGGAGATGAATTTTTGATTCAAGTCCATCACAAATTTCCCAAGGTAGTTACCGTGATGCTCACGGGACAGGCTGACGAAGCCGCGATTGTAAGAGCCAAACAAAAAGCCAATCTCTATGCTTGTTTGTACAAACCTTGGACGGAACAGGAACTGTATTTAACGATTGACTCGGCGCTGGAGTAA
- a CDS encoding EAL domain-containing protein, which translates to MSVNSKNLAIINAIITLGKGLNLHIVAEGVESEQLKNLLETLHCNYMQGNFFSLAVPVVEATNLLMRQDPTTSLVK; encoded by the coding sequence TTGAGTGTAAACTCTAAAAACCTAGCTATTATCAATGCCATTATTACTTTAGGCAAAGGACTCAATCTTCACATTGTTGCCGAAGGAGTTGAATCGGAACAATTAAAAAATTTACTGGAAACTTTACACTGCAACTATATGCAGGGTAACTTTTTCAGTCTAGCCGTACCTGTAGTTGAAGCGACTAATTTGTTGATGAGGCAAGACCCTACAACAAGTCTGGTTAAATAA
- a CDS encoding sodium:solute symporter family protein yields the protein MQLIDWLIVLLYFILTIAMGLYLSRKAAVSMEDFFVSGRSLPWWLAGTSMAATTFSIDTPLYICGVVASRGIAGNWEWWSFGLSHVVLIYIFSRLWRRSQIVTDAELIEMRYGGKTAAVLRGTKAFLFAVPINCIGIGYAMLAMVKVVDALQLWQSLGFTPGENLKLWSVIGISILVLVYAGFSGLWGVVATDFFQFFLALLGAIVTAIVAVNSVGGMHQLIPQVRQITDIDVLAFFPLQFDSGRFSWSDAAGIPLTTFSAYLFLQWWSFRRSDGGGEFIQRLAAAKDEAEAEKSSWFFNILNYIIRTWPWIIVALVALVIYPDLEDRELGYPKLMLDFLPPVVLGLVVTSLIAAFMSTVSTSINWGASYLTNDIYRRFLKPNASQAELVSVGRLTSVLVTVFGAIAALYASDITTVFRLVIAIGTGPGLVLILRWFWWRINAAAELAAMLGGFIIGLVTSINSDFNQIDFGYRLLIISAATALIWIIVMYLTPPESDATLDEFYLRVRPGGIGWQRQRERTGITAEQNLGRDIVKVIAATLLLFGSMLAIGGFLLLQPVTGWICLIIAVLGGFWLRQLNKRQLAPMPRPGLNMKDEL from the coding sequence ATGCAACTAATCGACTGGCTCATCGTTCTGCTCTACTTTATCTTGACGATCGCTATGGGGTTATATCTATCTCGCAAAGCTGCTGTTAGTATGGAAGACTTTTTTGTTTCTGGGCGATCGCTGCCCTGGTGGTTGGCGGGGACGAGTATGGCAGCTACCACCTTTTCGATTGATACACCATTGTACATCTGCGGTGTAGTAGCCAGTCGCGGTATCGCAGGTAATTGGGAATGGTGGAGTTTTGGTTTATCTCATGTGGTGCTAATCTATATTTTTTCCCGACTCTGGCGGCGATCGCAAATTGTCACCGATGCCGAACTGATCGAGATGCGCTACGGGGGCAAAACTGCGGCAGTTTTGAGGGGAACAAAGGCTTTTTTGTTTGCCGTACCAATTAACTGTATCGGTATCGGCTACGCGATGTTGGCAATGGTTAAAGTAGTTGATGCTTTGCAACTATGGCAGAGTTTGGGGTTTACTCCAGGGGAAAACCTCAAGCTGTGGAGTGTTATTGGAATTAGTATTTTAGTTCTAGTATATGCAGGATTTTCTGGATTGTGGGGAGTAGTAGCCACAGATTTCTTTCAGTTTTTTCTGGCTTTATTAGGTGCGATCGTCACTGCTATAGTTGCAGTAAATAGCGTCGGGGGAATGCACCAACTAATTCCCCAGGTACGGCAAATAACCGATATTGACGTGTTGGCTTTTTTTCCTTTGCAGTTTGACAGCGGTAGATTTAGCTGGAGTGATGCCGCTGGTATTCCCCTGACTACTTTTTCGGCTTATTTATTTCTTCAGTGGTGGTCGTTTCGGCGTAGCGATGGCGGTGGCGAATTTATTCAGCGTTTGGCGGCGGCTAAAGATGAAGCAGAAGCGGAAAAGTCTTCCTGGTTTTTTAATATTTTAAACTATATAATTCGCACTTGGCCCTGGATTATTGTAGCCTTGGTGGCGTTAGTAATTTATCCCGATTTAGAAGATAGAGAGTTAGGCTATCCCAAACTGATGCTCGATTTTTTACCACCTGTAGTTTTAGGGTTGGTAGTTACTTCTCTCATTGCAGCATTTATGAGTACGGTTTCGACTTCGATTAACTGGGGTGCTTCTTATTTAACTAATGATATTTATCGTCGCTTTCTCAAACCCAATGCCAGTCAAGCCGAATTAGTCAGCGTTGGTCGATTGACTTCGGTATTAGTTACGGTATTTGGCGCGATCGCCGCACTATATGCTAGTGATATAACTACCGTATTTCGTTTGGTAATTGCCATTGGTACGGGTCCTGGTTTAGTGTTAATTTTACGTTGGTTTTGGTGGCGTATTAATGCCGCAGCAGAATTAGCGGCAATGCTGGGAGGGTTTATTATTGGTTTAGTTACCAGCATCAATTCCGACTTTAATCAAATTGATTTTGGCTATCGGCTACTAATTATTTCGGCAGCTACCGCTTTAATTTGGATAATTGTTATGTATCTCACTCCCCCAGAATCTGATGCAACTTTAGATGAATTTTACCTGCGAGTGCGCCCTGGCGGAATTGGCTGGCAGAGACAGAGAGAACGAACGGGAATTACTGCCGAACAAAACTTGGGTAGAGATATTGTTAAAGTAATTGCTGCCACATTGTTACTATTTGGCTCGATGCTGGCGATCGGGGGTTTTCTGTTATTACAGCCCGTTACTGGCTGGATTTGCTTGATAATTGCCGTTTTAGGCGGTTTTTGGCTACGCCAGTTAAACAAACGCCAACTAGCACCTATGCCCCGACCAGGATTGAATATGAAGGATGAATTGTAA
- a CDS encoding FAD-dependent monooxygenase: MTQVAIIGAGPTGATLALLLVRQGITVKLIEAARDFRRVFRGEALMPSGLDALEQMGLTELLAEVPQTALSGWEFFLNERPLFRVAEPMFGDKPCTLVSQPHLLEAIVKQCQAYPEFELSLSTPVRDFLKEGDRVTGVRLADGTKITADVIIAADGRNSIMRQRAGLELKTQAHSINLLWFELEAGSLFEKENTFCSILQDRDGFGCFRSSQGKLQIGWGLHPEDDLDLDWKQIDWQQMLVANSPPWLAKHLQIYGNTISNPILLSVIVGFCPRWYIPGLLLVGDAVHPMSPIRAQGINMALRDVIVAANYLIPLLQAKVDRQKIDTVLPNIQSDRQPEIIKIQQLQDRELLQAKILRSSSLIRWGVKQFISLLRPAIRYSWLRRQKQLRHGVTTVRLASDAQEMY; the protein is encoded by the coding sequence ATGACTCAAGTAGCAATTATTGGCGCGGGACCAACAGGAGCTACATTAGCTTTACTGCTAGTGCGACAAGGTATTACAGTTAAGCTGATTGAAGCCGCTCGCGATTTTCGGCGTGTGTTTCGCGGTGAAGCTTTGATGCCCAGTGGTTTGGATGCTTTAGAGCAAATGGGGTTGACTGAGTTGCTAGCCGAGGTTCCCCAGACAGCTTTAAGTGGTTGGGAATTTTTTCTCAACGAGCGACCGCTTTTTCGGGTAGCAGAACCGATGTTTGGCGATAAACCTTGTACTTTAGTTTCACAACCACATCTGCTAGAGGCAATAGTAAAACAGTGTCAAGCATATCCCGAGTTTGAATTGAGTTTGAGTACTCCAGTTAGAGATTTTTTAAAAGAAGGCGATCGCGTTACTGGAGTAAGATTAGCCGATGGAACTAAAATTACCGCAGATGTAATTATTGCTGCTGATGGTCGTAATTCGATAATGCGGCAACGAGCGGGTTTGGAGTTGAAAACTCAAGCTCACAGTATCAATCTACTTTGGTTTGAGTTAGAGGCGGGATCGCTATTTGAGAAAGAAAACACCTTTTGTTCGATTTTACAAGACCGCGATGGCTTTGGCTGTTTTCGCAGTTCCCAGGGAAAACTGCAAATTGGCTGGGGTTTGCATCCTGAAGATGATTTAGATTTAGACTGGAAACAGATAGACTGGCAGCAAATGTTAGTAGCAAATTCTCCTCCCTGGCTGGCAAAACATCTACAAATCTATGGAAATACCATAAGCAACCCAATTTTACTATCTGTAATAGTCGGTTTCTGTCCTCGATGGTACATACCAGGATTATTGTTAGTGGGTGATGCCGTTCATCCCATGTCACCGATCCGCGCTCAAGGAATCAATATGGCGTTGCGAGATGTTATTGTTGCTGCTAACTATTTAATACCTTTATTGCAGGCAAAAGTCGATCGCCAAAAAATAGATACCGTATTGCCAAACATTCAAAGCGATCGCCAGCCAGAAATTATCAAAATTCAGCAACTACAGGATCGAGAACTACTACAGGCTAAAATTTTGCGTTCTAGCAGTCTAATCAGATGGGGAGTCAAACAGTTTATTTCTCTATTACGCCCTGCGATTCGCTATTCTTGGCTGCGAAGACAAAAACAACTGCGTCATGGGGTAACTACCGTTCGTTTGGCATCCGACGCTCAGGAAATGTATTGA
- a CDS encoding type II toxin-antitoxin system RelE/ParE family toxin, producing MIVNYKQQGAKDIFNGDDTRYARKACPQNLWKIARRKLDQLDFAASLNDLRLPPKNRLEALKGDRQEQHSIRINNQYRICFVWSDDEVRDVEIVDYH from the coding sequence GTGATAGTAAATTATAAACAGCAGGGAGCAAAGGATATCTTTAACGGTGATGATACGAGATATGCTCGTAAAGCCTGTCCCCAAAACCTGTGGAAAATTGCTAGGCGAAAGTTAGACCAATTGGATTTTGCTGCTAGCTTGAATGACTTACGTTTGCCTCCTAAAAATAGATTGGAGGCTTTAAAAGGCGATCGACAGGAGCAACATAGTATTCGTATAAATAACCAGTATCGAATATGCTTTGTTTGGTCAGACGATGAAGTTCGAGATGTTGAGATTGTAGATTATCATTAA
- a CDS encoding sensor histidine kinase, with amino-acid sequence MNNLVYKQNSNQKFHLPEWSVLVIALLISLTTIVSINKINQWAEKSARTKILLLNMKEQLSRLNLLEWEAIAKYQINERKLEQNVSQELEESREETSIVLKNLKALDSNREELSNFFILQKQYESQINRALQLLISENFQNLIEINEEEIDKVYDELYAEISNLEKIYIEREQQARTIANFGSALSLLVAGLALGIVFWQFNKKLWHKNHDLETALLELKQTQAQLIQQEKMAALGQLVAGVAHEINTPLGAIQASADNTTKALKEALSELPLLVKHLNSAQQQCFFELTTQAIENKPVLTSSEKRPLKRQLTKLLQEQEIDNARNIADTLIDIGIVSKNKTDFSCDLSYSDSTLHNYLPLLKHPQVNWILQLAYNLTRLLGNNRTISTAVERASKIVFALKNYTRQDQKGEKQLTQIINGIETVLEIYHNQIKRDIELIRNYQALPEIWCYPDELIQVWTNLIHNAIQALEGKGKIEIVTKQIENSILVQIADSGSGIEPEVRAKIFEPFFTTKPMGEGSGLGLHICKKIIEKHQGSIKVESQPGHTKFSVYLPIAPDRLN; translated from the coding sequence ATGAATAACTTAGTTTATAAACAAAATTCAAACCAAAAATTCCATTTACCAGAATGGTCGGTGTTAGTCATAGCACTTTTGATATCTCTTACTACAATAGTTTCTATTAATAAAATCAATCAATGGGCAGAAAAAAGCGCTCGTACCAAAATTCTTTTACTTAATATGAAAGAACAGTTAAGTAGACTGAATTTATTAGAATGGGAAGCTATTGCCAAGTACCAAATAAACGAGCGCAAACTAGAACAGAACGTCAGTCAAGAATTAGAGGAAAGTCGAGAAGAAACGTCAATAGTATTGAAGAATTTAAAAGCTCTCGATTCTAATCGAGAGGAACTAAGCAATTTTTTCATTCTTCAAAAACAATATGAAAGTCAAATAAATCGAGCCTTGCAATTATTGATTAGCGAAAACTTTCAAAATTTAATAGAAATAAATGAAGAAGAAATTGATAAAGTTTACGATGAATTGTATGCAGAAATTTCCAATCTGGAAAAGATTTACATAGAGCGAGAACAACAAGCAAGAACAATTGCTAATTTTGGTTCTGCTTTATCATTGTTAGTTGCAGGATTGGCTTTAGGGATAGTTTTTTGGCAGTTTAATAAAAAACTATGGCATAAAAACCACGATTTGGAAACAGCACTGTTAGAACTCAAGCAAACACAAGCACAGTTAATTCAACAAGAAAAAATGGCAGCCTTGGGACAGCTAGTAGCTGGAGTAGCTCACGAAATAAATACTCCTTTGGGTGCAATTCAAGCTTCTGCCGACAATACCACTAAAGCTTTAAAAGAGGCTCTATCAGAATTACCTTTACTGGTTAAACATCTTAACTCAGCGCAACAACAATGCTTTTTTGAGTTAACAACTCAGGCAATAGAAAATAAACCAGTTCTAACTTCTAGTGAAAAACGCCCTCTCAAACGCCAGCTGACTAAATTATTACAAGAACAAGAAATAGATAATGCAAGAAATATAGCCGATACTTTAATAGATATTGGAATTGTTAGTAAAAACAAAACTGATTTTTCTTGTGATTTGTCTTATTCAGATAGTACGCTTCACAATTATTTACCGCTTTTAAAACATCCTCAAGTAAATTGGATTTTGCAATTAGCCTATAATTTAACTCGTTTGCTAGGCAATAATCGTACTATTTCTACAGCAGTAGAAAGGGCTTCCAAGATAGTTTTTGCTTTAAAAAACTATACTCGTCAAGACCAAAAAGGCGAAAAACAACTAACACAAATTATCAATGGAATTGAAACAGTATTAGAGATTTATCACAACCAAATTAAGCGAGATATCGAACTAATTCGTAATTATCAAGCTTTACCCGAAATTTGGTGCTATCCTGATGAATTGATTCAGGTTTGGACTAATCTAATTCATAATGCAATACAGGCTCTTGAAGGTAAAGGAAAAATTGAGATTGTTACCAAGCAGATAGAAAATAGTATTTTGGTGCAAATTGCCGATTCGGGCTCTGGAATCGAGCCCGAAGTTAGAGCAAAAATTTTCGAGCCATTTTTTACTACTAAACCAATGGGAGAAGGAAGTGGTTTAGGGTTACATATCTGTAAAAAAATAATCGAGAAACATCAAGGAAGTATTAAAGTTGAAAGCCAGCCTGGGCATACTAAATTTAGTGTTTATTTGCCTATCGCTCCCGATCGATTAAATTGA
- a CDS encoding response regulator — MSESAILCVDDEVIILDSLREQLKRKFGTRFTYEVAQSAEEAWEVIEELNDEEIDIIVIVSDWLMPGTKGDEFLINIHQRFPKLKTIMLTGQADETAIERAKQKANLHACLHKPWKEEELTKVITAAID, encoded by the coding sequence ATGTCTGAGTCTGCAATTCTCTGTGTCGATGATGAAGTAATTATTTTAGATAGTTTGAGAGAGCAACTCAAACGAAAATTTGGAACCCGCTTTACCTATGAAGTGGCTCAAAGTGCTGAAGAAGCCTGGGAAGTAATTGAGGAACTAAATGATGAAGAAATTGACATTATCGTTATTGTCTCTGACTGGTTAATGCCAGGAACTAAGGGAGATGAATTTCTCATTAATATTCATCAACGTTTTCCCAAACTCAAAACCATAATGCTCACTGGACAGGCTGACGAAACTGCAATCGAACGAGCCAAACAAAAAGCCAATCTTCATGCTTGTTTGCATAAGCCCTGGAAAGAAGAAGAGTTAACTAAAGTTATTACTGCTGCAATAGATTGA
- a CDS encoding HigA family addiction module antitoxin has translation MVNVPTNRPPTSPGEMLKEEFLEPMRLTQQQLADGIGVSYQRINELINGKRGITISTALRLAKYFNTSPDFWLNLQRANDLYRVMQKEAEQIEKIQPIV, from the coding sequence TTGGTTAATGTTCCAACTAATAGACCACCAACTAGTCCTGGCGAAATGTTGAAAGAAGAATTTCTCGAACCAATGAGACTTACTCAGCAACAACTTGCCGATGGGATTGGTGTCAGCTATCAAAGGATTAACGAACTAATTAATGGTAAACGTGGTATTACTATTAGTACTGCTTTGAGATTGGCGAAATACTTCAATACATCTCCCGACTTTTGGCTTAACCTTCAAAGAGCCAATGACCTCTATCGAGTAATGCAAAAAGAAGCCGAACAAATTGAGAAAATTCAACCAATAGTTTGA
- a CDS encoding diguanylate cyclase domain-containing protein — translation MNRAAIICVDDDYVILKSLGEQLKRSFGGEYDLELVDCGSEAIAICAELVAEGIDIPVVISDQNMSEMTGDRLLIELHSLYPETLKILLTGQADADAVGNLVNAAALYRYVTKPWNETDLILTVKEALKRYQQEQQLAEQNQILTEVNQQLANSISLLQATLDATADGILVLDNNGDVINFNQKFVDIWELPSEIERDRQQVLGVVLERLTQPHATSLKVRPTQLAGDNYACLELKNGKILECYTQAQQLQEQTIGSVWSFRDITEYKKAQAIIQHQAFHDSLTNLPNRALFDRQLAKAIDLAARTSKMLAVMFVDLDRFKIINDTLGHAVGDLLLKHVVERLQNSVREQDLISRWGGDEFTLLLPEISCHEAASAIAERILENLKPRFNLDGHYLHVSSSIGIAVFPNDGKDADTLLKNADAALYQVKERGRNNYQHYSKLFNSQAHQLLSLEND, via the coding sequence ATGAATAGAGCGGCAATTATTTGTGTTGATGATGATTATGTAATTCTTAAAAGTTTGGGCGAACAACTCAAGCGCAGTTTTGGAGGAGAATACGATCTAGAATTAGTTGATTGTGGCTCGGAAGCGATCGCTATTTGTGCCGAACTAGTAGCAGAAGGCATCGACATTCCCGTAGTTATTTCCGACCAAAATATGTCAGAAATGACAGGCGATCGCTTGTTAATCGAACTACATTCTCTCTATCCCGAAACTCTTAAAATCTTGTTAACAGGACAAGCAGACGCAGATGCGGTAGGCAATTTGGTTAATGCTGCCGCTCTCTATCGTTACGTTACCAAACCCTGGAACGAAACCGATTTAATTCTTACTGTCAAAGAAGCTTTAAAACGCTACCAGCAAGAACAGCAATTAGCAGAACAAAACCAGATTTTAACAGAGGTCAATCAACAGTTAGCTAATTCAATTTCTTTACTGCAAGCAACTCTTGACGCTACGGCAGACGGTATATTAGTTTTAGATAACAATGGCGATGTGATTAATTTTAATCAGAAATTTGTGGATATTTGGGAGTTGCCTTCTGAAATCGAGCGCGATCGCCAACAAGTTCTAGGTGTGGTTCTCGAACGACTTACCCAACCTCATGCTACTAGTTTAAAAGTTAGACCTACTCAATTAGCGGGCGATAATTATGCTTGCTTGGAATTAAAAAATGGCAAAATTTTAGAGTGTTATACTCAAGCCCAGCAACTTCAAGAACAAACCATCGGCAGTGTTTGGAGTTTTCGCGACATTACCGAATATAAAAAAGCTCAAGCAATAATTCAACATCAAGCTTTTCACGACTCTTTAACCAATTTGCCCAACAGGGCTTTATTCGACCGACAACTAGCCAAAGCGATCGATCTTGCCGCTCGAACTAGTAAGATGCTAGCAGTAATGTTCGTAGATCTCGATCGCTTCAAAATTATTAACGATACCCTCGGTCATGCTGTCGGCGATCTTTTACTCAAACATGTGGTAGAAAGATTGCAGAATTCAGTTAGAGAACAAGATCTAATTTCTCGTTGGGGAGGAGATGAATTTACTTTATTGCTACCAGAAATTAGTTGTCATGAAGCTGCTTCGGCGATCGCTGAGAGAATTTTAGAAAATCTCAAACCAAGATTCAACTTAGATGGACATTACTTGCACGTTAGCAGTAGCATTGGAATTGCTGTTTTTCCTAATGATGGCAAAGATGCCGATACTTTACTCAAAAATGCTGATGCTGCTTTGTATCAAGTTAAGGAACGAGGCAGAAATAATTATCAACACTACAGCAAGCTATTCAATTCTCAAGCTCATCAATTATTAAGTCTAGAAAACGATTAA